The Pseudomonas triclosanedens genome has a window encoding:
- the fliD gene encoding flagellar filament capping protein FliD, which translates to MAGITGLGSGLNIDSIVSSLVNAEKAPKQNQIDTLEKKTTTQITAIGGLKSAISTFQTALGKLNTINQFQARSFASSNNDVLKGSATEKAVAGSYQIQVEQLAAASKIALGAVPADSSSTFNSGTLKISLGDVKLDDITIDSSNNSLAGVRDAINKAGKSQGVTATIVNDAQGSRLVVSSNKTGEGKDLKIEVTDSGSGGTQSLSKLAFDPSTAPDLSKLTDAQKNNGDGGFITHAQSALLTVDGLEVKSDTNSVSTAIEGVTLDLKTKTEVDKPITVTVDLDKATVKTNIKAFVDSYNTLMSFVNAQTKVTKVGEDKAPVTGALLGDASARSLVSAVRNELVATQGDSDSKIRVLADLGITTKADGTLEVDDDKLDKAVGDNFEAVASLFTGDKGLATRLDNKLKPYTDTNGILDQRSSVLQKTLNSVDDQQDALDRRMTALQERLYKQYNTMDSLVSKLTQTTTSLTSQLASLPFAKS; encoded by the coding sequence ATGGCAGGTATTACCGGCCTGGGTTCGGGGCTCAATATCGACAGCATCGTGAGTTCGCTGGTGAATGCCGAAAAGGCACCCAAGCAGAACCAGATCGATACCCTGGAGAAGAAAACCACCACCCAGATCACCGCTATCGGTGGGCTCAAGAGTGCCATCAGCACTTTCCAGACCGCGCTGGGCAAGCTCAACACCATCAACCAGTTCCAGGCGCGCAGCTTCGCATCGTCCAACAACGACGTGCTCAAGGGCAGCGCCACCGAGAAAGCCGTTGCCGGCTCCTACCAGATCCAGGTAGAGCAACTGGCCGCCGCCAGCAAGATCGCGCTGGGCGCGGTGCCGGCCGACAGCAGCTCGACCTTCAACAGCGGCACGCTGAAGATTTCCCTGGGTGATGTGAAGCTCGACGACATCACCATCGATAGCAGCAACAACAGCCTGGCCGGCGTTCGCGATGCGATCAACAAGGCCGGCAAGAGCCAGGGCGTCACCGCCACCATCGTCAACGATGCGCAGGGCTCGCGCCTGGTGGTCTCCAGCAACAAGACCGGCGAAGGCAAGGACCTCAAGATCGAGGTTACCGACAGTGGCTCGGGCGGTACCCAGTCGCTGAGCAAGCTGGCGTTCGATCCGTCCACCGCTCCGGACCTGTCCAAGCTGACCGATGCGCAGAAGAACAACGGCGACGGCGGCTTCATCACCCATGCCCAGAGCGCTCTGCTGACCGTGGATGGCCTGGAGGTGAAGAGCGACACCAACAGCGTCTCGACAGCCATCGAAGGTGTCACCCTCGACCTCAAGACCAAGACTGAGGTCGACAAGCCGATCACCGTGACCGTCGACCTGGACAAGGCGACAGTCAAGACCAACATCAAGGCGTTCGTCGACTCCTACAACACCCTGATGAGCTTCGTGAACGCGCAGACCAAGGTGACCAAGGTCGGCGAGGACAAGGCCCCAGTTACCGGGGCGCTGCTGGGTGACGCCAGCGCACGCTCGCTGGTCAGTGCCGTGCGCAACGAACTGGTCGCGACCCAGGGCGACAGCGACAGCAAGATTCGCGTGCTCGCCGACCTGGGCATCACCACCAAGGCCGACGGTACGCTGGAAGTGGACGACGACAAGCTGGACAAGGCAGTCGGCGACAACTTCGAAGCCGTCGCCTCGCTGTTCACCGGCGACAAGGGCCTGGCTACCCGTCTGGACAACAAGCTCAAGCCCTACACCGACACCAACGGTATCCTCGACCAGCGCAGCAGCGTGCTGCAGAAGACCCTGAACAGCGTCGACGATCAGCAGGACGCCCTGGATCGGCGCATGACCGCGCTGCAGGAACGCCTGTACAAGCAGTACAACACGATGGACTCGCTGGTGAGCAAGCTGACCCAGACCACCACCAGCCTGACCAGCCAGCTCGCCAGCCTGCCGTTCGCCAAGAGCTGA
- the fliS gene encoding flagellar export chaperone FliS yields the protein MYAMRAMKQYQQVSLESRVAEASPHGLIQMLMQGGLERMAQARGAIERGQLAERGELISKAIGIVGGLREALNPEQGGELAYNLDRLYGYMTERLLEANRTGDTAILDEVSGLLREVKSGWDAIAA from the coding sequence ATGTACGCCATGAGAGCCATGAAGCAATACCAGCAAGTCAGCCTGGAGTCGCGCGTCGCCGAAGCGTCGCCACACGGGTTGATCCAGATGCTCATGCAGGGCGGTCTGGAGCGCATGGCGCAGGCGCGCGGCGCCATCGAGCGTGGCCAGTTGGCCGAACGGGGCGAACTGATCAGCAAGGCCATCGGTATCGTCGGCGGTCTGCGCGAGGCGCTGAACCCGGAGCAGGGCGGCGAATTGGCGTATAACCTCGACAGACTCTACGGTTACATGACCGAGCGTCTGCTGGAGGCAAATCGCACTGGCGATACCGCGATCCTCGACGAGGTGTCGGGCCTGCTGCGCGAAGTGAAATCGGGCTGGGACGCGATCGCCGCCTGA
- a CDS encoding flagellar protein FliT — protein sequence MNQAMQQLNETRAALSAAMHNKDWDAIGELDRVCREQVEVAMQDAGRDEQALRDTMEQLLALYGELVKVCTAQRTAIGEELTAVRRSSQGAKVYQMFG from the coding sequence ATGAATCAGGCCATGCAACAACTGAACGAGACTCGCGCCGCGCTGTCCGCCGCGATGCACAACAAGGACTGGGACGCCATAGGCGAACTGGATCGCGTGTGTCGTGAGCAGGTTGAGGTGGCCATGCAGGACGCCGGGCGTGACGAGCAGGCGCTGCGCGACACGATGGAGCAGCTGCTTGCGCTCTATGGCGAACTGGTGAAAGTGTGCACCGCGCAGCGCACCGCCATTGGCGAGGAACTGACCGCCGTGCGTCGCTCCAGCCAGGGAGCCAAGGTCTACCAGATGTTCGGCTGA
- a CDS encoding sigma-54 dependent transcriptional regulator, with the protein MWRETKILLIDDNQERCRDLSVIIGFLGEDQLSCCSRDWRQSVDALPNGSRDVLCVLVGSVESKGGSLELLKQLAAWDEYLPVLLIGEPAPGDWPEELRRRVLASLEMPPSYNKLLDSLHRAQVYREMYDQARERGRQREPNLFRSLVGTSRAIQQVRQMMQQVADTDASVLILGESGTGKEVVARNLHYHSKRRDAPFVPVNCGAIPAELLESELFGHEKGAFTGAITSRAGRFELANGGTLFLDEIGDMPLPMQVKLLRVLQERTFERVGSNKTQNVDVRIIAATHKNLEKMIEDGSFREDLYYRLNVFPIEMAPLRERVEDIPLLMNELISRMEHEKRGSIRFNSAAIMSLCRHDWPGNVRELANLVERLAIMHPYGVIGVGELPKKFRHVDDEDEQLASSLREELEERAAITAGLPGLDSPAMLPAEGIDLKDYLANLEQGLIQQALDDASGVVARAAERLRIRRTTLVEKMRKYGMSRREEEMAED; encoded by the coding sequence ATGTGGCGCGAAACCAAGATTCTCCTGATCGATGACAACCAGGAACGGTGCCGTGATCTCTCGGTCATCATCGGCTTCCTCGGCGAAGACCAACTCTCATGCTGCAGCCGCGACTGGCGCCAGTCTGTCGATGCGTTACCCAACGGCAGCCGCGATGTCCTGTGCGTGCTGGTTGGCAGCGTGGAAAGCAAGGGCGGATCGCTGGAGCTGCTCAAGCAACTGGCGGCCTGGGACGAATACCTGCCGGTGCTGCTGATCGGCGAGCCGGCCCCCGGCGACTGGCCCGAAGAGCTGCGCCGCCGCGTGCTGGCCAGCCTGGAGATGCCGCCCAGCTACAACAAGCTGCTCGATTCCCTGCACCGTGCCCAGGTCTACCGCGAGATGTACGACCAGGCCCGCGAGCGCGGCCGCCAGCGCGAGCCCAACCTGTTCCGCAGCCTGGTCGGCACCAGCCGTGCGATCCAGCAGGTGCGGCAGATGATGCAGCAGGTCGCCGACACCGACGCCAGCGTGCTGATCCTCGGTGAGTCCGGTACCGGCAAGGAAGTGGTGGCGCGCAACCTTCACTACCATTCCAAGCGCCGCGATGCGCCCTTCGTGCCGGTCAACTGCGGAGCGATCCCGGCGGAATTGCTGGAAAGCGAGCTGTTCGGCCACGAGAAGGGCGCCTTCACCGGCGCCATCACCAGCCGCGCCGGCCGCTTCGAGCTGGCCAACGGCGGCACCCTGTTCCTCGACGAAATCGGCGACATGCCGCTGCCGATGCAGGTCAAGCTGCTGCGCGTGCTGCAGGAGCGCACTTTCGAGCGCGTCGGCAGCAACAAGACGCAGAACGTGGACGTGCGCATCATCGCCGCCACCCACAAGAACCTCGAAAAGATGATCGAGGACGGCAGCTTCCGCGAAGATCTCTACTATCGACTCAACGTCTTCCCCATCGAGATGGCCCCGCTGCGCGAGCGCGTGGAGGACATCCCGCTGCTGATGAACGAGTTGATCTCGCGCATGGAGCACGAGAAGCGCGGATCGATTCGCTTCAACTCCGCCGCCATCATGTCGCTCTGCCGTCACGACTGGCCGGGCAATGTGCGCGAGCTGGCGAACCTGGTGGAGCGCCTGGCGATCATGCACCCCTATGGCGTGATTGGCGTAGGCGAACTGCCGAAGAAGTTCCGCCACGTCGATGACGAGGACGAGCAACTGGCGAGCAGCCTGCGCGAGGAACTGGAAGAGCGCGCGGCGATCACCGCCGGCCTGCCGGGCCTCGACTCGCCGGCCATGCTGCCGGCCGAGGGCATCGACCTGAAGGATTACCTGGCCAACCTGGAGCAGGGTCTGATCCAGCAGGCGCTGGACGATGCCAGCGGTGTCGTCGCCCGTGCCGCCGAACGCCTGCGCATCCGCCGCACCACGCTGGTGGAGAAAATGCGCAAGTACGGCATGAGCCGCCGCGAAGAGGAGATGGCGGAGGATTGA